A genome region from Pseudoalteromonas tetraodonis includes the following:
- the dapD gene encoding 2,3,4,5-tetrahydropyridine-2,6-dicarboxylate N-succinyltransferase, giving the protein MSDLKTMIENAWDNRDSISPATVSSDVKQAIIDALELLDSGAARVAEKISGEWVVHQWLKKAVLLSFRIRENQPMNDGVNQFYDKVPLKFSDYTPEQFQQGGMRVVPNAVARKGSFVGKNVVLMPSYVNIGAFVDDGTMVDTWATVGSCAQIGKNVHLSGGVGIGGVLEPLQANPTIIEDNCFIGARSEIVEGVIVEEGAVISMGVYISQSTRIYDRETGEIHYGRVPAGAVVVPGALPSKDGSHSLYAAIIVKKVDKQTREKVGINALLRSIDE; this is encoded by the coding sequence ATGTCAGATTTAAAAACCATGATTGAAAATGCGTGGGATAACCGCGACAGCATTAGCCCTGCTACAGTATCAAGCGATGTTAAACAAGCGATTATAGATGCGCTTGAGCTATTAGATAGCGGCGCTGCTCGCGTTGCAGAGAAAATTTCAGGCGAATGGGTTGTTCACCAGTGGCTTAAAAAAGCAGTACTACTTTCATTTAGAATTCGTGAAAATCAGCCAATGAACGACGGCGTAAACCAATTTTACGATAAAGTACCGCTTAAATTTAGCGACTACACGCCGGAGCAATTTCAGCAAGGCGGCATGCGTGTCGTACCCAACGCCGTTGCTCGTAAAGGCAGCTTTGTAGGTAAAAATGTCGTATTAATGCCATCGTACGTAAACATAGGTGCATTTGTTGACGATGGCACCATGGTTGATACATGGGCGACAGTGGGCTCATGTGCTCAAATTGGCAAGAACGTACACTTATCTGGCGGCGTAGGCATAGGCGGCGTTTTAGAGCCGTTACAAGCGAATCCTACCATCATTGAAGACAACTGTTTTATTGGCGCACGTTCAGAAATTGTTGAAGGCGTAATTGTTGAAGAAGGCGCCGTTATTTCAATGGGGGTTTACATTAGCCAAAGTACCCGTATTTACGACCGTGAAACCGGTGAAATTCACTATGGCCGTGTGCCTGCCGGCGCTGTTGTGGTTCCAGGTGCACTGCCTTCAAAAGATGGCAGCCATAGCTTGTATGCGGCTATTATTGTGAAAAAAGTAGATAAACAAACTCGCGAAAAAGTGGGCATTAATGCCCTACTGCGCTCGATTGATGAGTAA